The following proteins are encoded in a genomic region of Necator americanus strain Aroian chromosome II, whole genome shotgun sequence:
- a CDS encoding hypothetical protein (NECATOR_CHRII.G7626.T1), producing the protein MGDRRMASIFPECDQLKQNYDKCFTEFFQKFIAPNYRHKYAINPCDRLHQAYRECVEQKLATDRPFEIDLSEVQKEFLNTEGDKLRDTQEGK; encoded by the exons ATGGGTGACAGAAGAATGGCGAGTATTTTTCCCGAATGCGACCAACTTAAGCAA AATTATGACAAGTGCTTCactgaatttttccaaaagttcATAGCACCGAACTACAGGCACAAATACGCCATCAATCCCTGTGACAGGCTTCATCAAGCATATCGCGAATGTGTTGAGCAG aagctAGCAACCGATAGACCTTTCGAAATAGATCTCTCTGAAGTtcagaaagaatttttgaatacagaaGGAGACAAACTACGGGACACTCAGGAAGGAAAATAA
- a CDS encoding hypothetical protein (NECATOR_CHRII.G7627.T1), translating to MESLQSNLPHPQIISDTGESRFNQLERTLEQFQENARHLGVIATDFGARSQEPFNQKIHTLVSGLQELDQMRNQFADVKVPLELLDVLDQGKNPQLYTKEVLERTLQKNKEVNGKVETYKKFHAALLKELGEEMPEDTMTYRNIRDILEK from the exons ATGGAAAGTTTACAATCGAATCTGCCTCATCCCCAAATCATTTCTGATACTGGTGAATCTCGATTTAATCAATTAGAGCGGACCCTCGAACAGTTTCAG GAAAATGCACGCCATTTGGGAGTAATCGCAACCGATTTTGGAGCTCGAAGCCAAGAGCCTTTCAACCAGAAGATCCATACGCTAGTATCAGGGCTGCAG GAGCTGGATCAAATGCGTAACCAATTTGCCGATGTGAAAGTGCCGCTGGAATTGCTGGATGTCTTAGATCAAGGTAAAAATCCACAGTTGTACACAAAGGAGGTTCTTGAAAGAACACTTCAGAAGAATAAAGAG gttAACGGTAAAGTTGAAACATACAAAAAATTCCATGCTGCACTCCTCAAAGAGCTTGGCGAGGAAATGCCCGAAGATACAATGACTTATAGAAATATTAGAgatattctagaaaaatag
- a CDS encoding hypothetical protein (NECATOR_CHRII.G7628.T1), translating into MSIGANAIFRPHNAVSAAVIRFVPNFVALRLSWTHNSLRSEGLEQFIEEFLPVIRENNPQIKYFLHRTYTECDPFVVGEYTWTRSRRKRASWRSKHQVLSMVEEMAVGGDYRPGLKRGVNKRLPRGQELWDTETIGHDVFKVHSKWKADEDDLKMPTSEKHPHFVYRKY; encoded by the exons ATGTCAATAGGGGCAAATGCCATTTTTCGGCCGCATAATGCTGTTTCTGCTGCAGTGATACGGTTCGTGCCTAATTTTGTTGCTCTTCGACTGAGTTGGACCCACAATTCTCTTCGAAGTGAAGGATTAGAACAGTTCATCGAGGAGTTCCTTCCCGTTATTCG GGAAAATAATCCGCAAATAAAATACTTCTTGCATAGAACCTACACGGAATGTGATCCGTTCGTTGTTGGAGA GTATACGTGGACGCGAAGCCGTCGAAAACGTGCCTCATGGAGGTCAAAGCACCAAGTTCTATCTATGGTTGAAGAAATGGCAGTTGGAGGCGATTATCGACCAG GTCTAAAGCGAGGTGTTAACAAACGTCTCCCTCGTGGGCAGGAATTGTGGGATACAGAAACCATAGGCCACGATGTTTTCaag gTCCATAGTAAGTGGAAAGCTGACGAAGATGATCTGAAAATGCCGACCTCTGAGAAGCATCCACATTTTGTATATAGGAAGTATTAA
- a CDS encoding hypothetical protein (NECATOR_CHRII.G7629.T3): MNWLVSSLLFSTALLTEGSLADRAYLTKAACQRNPNLSICKKEEEEISLIEPPPMPVTERQHEDVRSSKVQRERDDLAELNERVSEEYRREKQGFSLSGGEESLRAKCIRMAPVAQKHCEKSTLTKANIGRCTAYFKDCYIFLGRADPLYSIANAFSSAVNLNFATVDVNGIPYYPINEEGSVGVGVQSKIPFGSWGGGYSDHVGVRDYWSQHQEVGANWYEGKYGYKNGWSVPLVQSLGVEGGQHNTVSVPLDQKNLGKVMVDNGYGVGGYYGHNDHVGVDWRKGDVSHNFGVSSPFVGAGFNTGQARNEYNNNFLTPADDDNRHLNGNGNVSYTGRFGGVRRSRTKLKFRPNVTPFRELSDCKNFILERSQSALDGGYDDKRSFLNQLDCLIRETLPDSLNDPSFFEELCLLLLEMLRDDRQAVRAMCFHLLRLSLFTERNLVFLLTNHVDIYAVRALDLRVENGMERAEALQLIYHIMTVYQNSHLKRLIQFSAAQQDGKKYAFPKSIMQPIIAVALSTICSAKIRDPSGPQERVAVDLTKDSLDLGCLEVFLEFCVLEPELILDMAGTDWIVRILTGSNSISPRVATVVSRILVAWLDQPKLRLKGQLHLVLEQIFAPLIEFGFFQKNLSATEHGERIVECAMISFGHSFLCILRSWSGLLSCAAIGPTSSAIASAPLRLLEYLGLGTVDDSNLLRIRNMVVDICCEFLDLPYASKNFENWDSALEYYSSLVVPDEFSDSLKDDFVLAQSDMCIANNEECSQHVDLLASFRSLAALILINAGLLQSLARLITSQPDSPSGIKATLFVADMIRMTPTVMPSSWRTTILSMPTLFQSACESIAQSKAAAATHGYYDSNQADRFTFLYSGNAAMVLHRFDMLYKASISNAVAEPPIDSNYSLFLCPPEPLTSPFKSSLDTSLPSILNEVSSGDGSEINWGAAALLFSRLPAEVKEIEKPFCLDDVLDLFEKILTVMSPRSSAHTFWNADKFPLVVARIAITIGLELGSTEDKFLQALTRYATDVCDALNEISSGSDVFSTRNLVDGGSMYYFSLIGVMSSHANGVVPLEKSGILQQ, translated from the exons ATGAATTGGTTGGTTTCATCTCTGCTGTTTTCCACAGCGTTACTTACCGAAG GCTCGCTAGCGGATAGAGCCTATTTGACAAAAGCAGCATGTCAACGAAATCCAAACTTGTCGATATGcaagaaggaggaagaggagatTTCTC TCATTGAACCGCCTCCCATGCCAGTCACTGAGAGACAACACGAGGATGTTAGGTCGTCGAAAGTCCAACGAGAACGTGACGACTTAGCGGAACTGAACGAGAGGGTCTCAGAGGAATATCGGAGAGAAAAACAG GGTTTTTCGCTCTCGGGTGGTGAAGAGAGTTTGCGAGCGAAATGCATAAGAATGGCACCTGTTGCTCAGAAG CACTGCGAAAAATCAACGCTAACAAAAGCGAATATTGGCCGATGCACAGCTTATTTCAAAGACTGCTACATATTCTTAGGCCGAGCGGATCCACTATACTCGATCGCAAATGCTTTCAGTTCTGCA GTGAATCTTAACTTCGCTACCGTCGACGTAAATGGCATTCCGTATTATCCCATCAATGAAGAAGGTTCTGTAGGAGTGGGAGTCCAGTCGAAAATTCCGTTTGGGTCGTGGGGTGGAGGATACTCCGATCATGTTGGAGTTCG TGACTATTGGTCTCAGCACCAAGAAGTTGGTGCGAACTGGTACGAAGGGAAATATGGATACAAGAATGGATGGTCCGTACCGCTAGTACAGTCACTTGGAGTGGAAGGAGGTCAGCACAATACCGTGTCAGTACCATTGGATCAGAAAAATTTGGGCAAAGTTATGGTGGATAACGGATACGGA GTTGGTGGTTATTACGGTCATAACGATCATGTTGGTGTTGATTGGAGAAAAGGAGATGTGTCGCACAATTTTGGAGTTAGCTCTCCATTCGTGGGAGCTGGATTCAATACGGGACAAGCG CGGAATGAGTACAACAAT AATTTCCTGACTCCTGCTGATGACGA TAATAGGCATCTAAACGGAAACGGAAATGTGTCTTACACTGGTCGTTTCGGAGGTGTTCGCAGATCACGGACTA AGCTAAAATTTCGACCCAATGTCACTCCTTTCCGGGAGTTGTCGGATTGCAAGAATTTCATCCTTGAACGTTCCCAAAGTGCTTTGGACGGTGGTTATGATGACAAGCGCTCATTTCTCAACCAGCTCGATTGCTTAATTCGAGAAACACTGCCGGACTCCTTGAACGATCCCTCATTTTTCGAGGAGTTATGTTTACT CCTTCTGGAAATGTTACGGGATGACCGTCAGGCCGTTCGAGCAATGTGCTTCCACCTACTGCGATTGTCTCTTTTTACGGAAAGAAACTTGGTGTTTCTACTGACAAACCACGTGGACATATATGCAGTGCG TGCGTTGGATCTGCGAGTGGAGAACGGCATGGAAAGAGCTGAGGCATTGCAACTTATATATCACATTATGACTGTTTATCAAAACTCCCATTTAAAGAGACTTATTCAGTTTTCTGCTGCTCAACAGGATGGCAA GAAGTACGCATTTCCCAAGTCGATCATGCAGCCAATTATTGCTGTGGCCTTGAGCACAATATGCTCCGCAAAAATTAGAGATCCTTCAGGTCCGCAGGAGAGAGTTGCTGTGGATCTTACAAAAGATAG TCTCGATCTCGGTTGTCTGGAGGTTTTCCTGGAGTTTTGTGTACTCGAACCTGAATTAATTCTTGATATGGCCGGAACAGACTGGATT GTGCGTATTCTTACTGGGTCGAACTCCATCAGCCCTCGTGTTGCTACAGTTGTATCGCGTATCTTGGTTGCTTGGCTTGACCAACCCAAACTGCGTTTGAAAGGGCAGCTCCACCTCGTCTTGGAG caaattttcgCTCCTCTGATTGAATTtggattcttccagaaaaatctctCCGCAACAGAACA CGGTGAACGGATTGTAGAATGTGCAATGATCAGTTTTGGTCACTCCTTTTTATGTATTCTTCGATCATGGTCTGGACTACTTTCATGTGCTGCTATTGGTCCCACTTCATCTGCCATAGCTTCCGCACCTTTGAG gcTACTCGAGTATCTTGGGCTAGGCACAGTCGATGATTCTAACTTGTTGCGTATTCGAAACATGGTTGTTGATATTTGCTGTGAATTCTTGGATCTTCCCTACGCATCGAAGAACTTTGAGAATTGGGATAGTGCTCTGGAATACTATT CTTCCTTGGTTGTTCCGGATGAGTTCAGTGACTCGCTCAAAGACGACTTCGTTCTTGCTCAGAGTGACATGTGCATCGCCAATAATGAG GAGTGTTCTCAACACGTTGATCTCTTGGCTTCTTTCCGATCACTGGCGGCGTTAATTCTGATCAACGCAGGACTTCTCCAG TCTCTTGCCCGTTTGATAACATCGCAGCCAGATTCTCCTAGCGGAATCAAGGCTACACTTTTCGTAGCTGATATGATAAGAATG ACTCCAACTGTGATGCCATCTTCGTGGCGAACAACTATCCTGTCCATGCCAACGCTTTTTCAATCAGCTTGCGAGTCGATAGCTCAAAGCAAGGCTGCTGCGGCAACGCACGGCTACTACGATTCGAATCAGGCTGATCGtttcacatttctttattctgg GAACGCTGCCATGGTTCTACACCGCTTCGATATGCTTTACAAAGCCTCTATATCTAATGCCGTTGCAGAACCCCCGATTGATTCCAACTattccctttttctttgtcCACCGGAGCCACTAACGTCTCCTTTCAAAAGTTCTCTTG ATACTTCATTACCTTCCATTTTGAATGAAGTTTCGAGTGGTGATGGTAGCGAAATTAATTGGGGAGCGGCAGCATTGTTATTTTCTCGGCTGCCTGCAGAGGTCAAGGAGATTGAGAAGCCTTTCTGCCTTGATGATGTTCTTGATCTTTTCGAAAAG attttgaCTGTGATGTCACCTCGAAGTTCCGCTCATACATTTTGGAACGCTGACAAATTTCCACTTGTTGTTGCTCGTATCGCAATTACAATAGGTTTGGAACTTGGGAGTACAGAAGACAAGTTTCTGCAAGCTCTAACAAGATATGCGACAGATGTCTGTGACGCGCTGAATGAG ATCTCATCTGGGTCGGATGTATTTTCTACTAGAAATTTGGTTGATGGAGGATCTATGTATTACTTTTCTCTCATTGGTGTTATGAGCTCTCATGCAAATGGAGTTGTCCCACTCGAGAAATCCGGCATTCTCCAACAGTAA
- a CDS encoding hypothetical protein (NECATOR_CHRII.G7629.T1) has translation MNWLVSSLLFSTALLTEGSLADRAYLTKAACQRNPNLSICKKEEEEISLIEPPPMPVTERQHEDVRSSKVQRERDDLAELNERVSEEYRREKQGFSLSGGEESLRAKCIRMAPVAQKHCEKSTLTKANIGRCTAYFKDCYIFLGRADPLYSIANAFSSAVNLNFATVDVNGIPYYPINEEGSVGVGVQSKIPFGSWGGGYSDHVGVRDYWSQHQEVGANWYEGKYGYKNGWSVPLVQSLGVEGGQHNTVSVPLDQKNLGKVMVDNGYGVGGYYGHNDHVGVDWRKGDVSHNFGVSSPFVGAGFNTGQAVTFPSLDTFLNAGRK, from the exons ATGAATTGGTTGGTTTCATCTCTGCTGTTTTCCACAGCGTTACTTACCGAAG GCTCGCTAGCGGATAGAGCCTATTTGACAAAAGCAGCATGTCAACGAAATCCAAACTTGTCGATATGcaagaaggaggaagaggagatTTCTC TCATTGAACCGCCTCCCATGCCAGTCACTGAGAGACAACACGAGGATGTTAGGTCGTCGAAAGTCCAACGAGAACGTGACGACTTAGCGGAACTGAACGAGAGGGTCTCAGAGGAATATCGGAGAGAAAAACAG GGTTTTTCGCTCTCGGGTGGTGAAGAGAGTTTGCGAGCGAAATGCATAAGAATGGCACCTGTTGCTCAGAAG CACTGCGAAAAATCAACGCTAACAAAAGCGAATATTGGCCGATGCACAGCTTATTTCAAAGACTGCTACATATTCTTAGGCCGAGCGGATCCACTATACTCGATCGCAAATGCTTTCAGTTCTGCA GTGAATCTTAACTTCGCTACCGTCGACGTAAATGGCATTCCGTATTATCCCATCAATGAAGAAGGTTCTGTAGGAGTGGGAGTCCAGTCGAAAATTCCGTTTGGGTCGTGGGGTGGAGGATACTCCGATCATGTTGGAGTTCG TGACTATTGGTCTCAGCACCAAGAAGTTGGTGCGAACTGGTACGAAGGGAAATATGGATACAAGAATGGATGGTCCGTACCGCTAGTACAGTCACTTGGAGTGGAAGGAGGTCAGCACAATACCGTGTCAGTACCATTGGATCAGAAAAATTTGGGCAAAGTTATGGTGGATAACGGATACGGA GTTGGTGGTTATTACGGTCATAACGATCATGTTGGTGTTGATTGGAGAAAAGGAGATGTGTCGCACAATTTTGGAGTTAGCTCTCCATTCGTGGGAGCTGGATTCAATACGGGACAAGCGGTCACTTTCCCAAGTCTCGACACGTTCCTCAACGCGGGAAGGAAGTGA
- a CDS encoding hypothetical protein (NECATOR_CHRII.G7629.T2), whose amino-acid sequence MTGSQEYSYSNRHLNGNGNVSYTGRFGGVRRSRTKLKFRPNVTPFRELSDCKNFILERSQSALDGGYDDKRSFLNQLDCLIRETLPDSLNDPSFFEELCLLLLEMLRDDRQAVRAMCFHLLRLSLFTERNLVFLLTNHVDIYAVRALDLRVENGMERAEALQLIYHIMTVYQNSHLKRLIQFSAAQQDGKKYAFPKSIMQPIIAVALSTICSAKIRDPSGPQERVAVDLTKDSLDLGCLEVFLEFCVLEPELILDMAGTDWIVRILTGSNSISPRVATVVSRILVAWLDQPKLRLKGQLHLVLEQIFAPLIEFGFFQKNLSATEHGERIVECAMISFGHSFLCILRSWSGLLSCAAIGPTSSAIASAPLRLLEYLGLGTVDDSNLLRIRNMVVDICCEFLDLPYASKNFENWDSALEYYSSLVVPDEFSDSLKDDFVLAQSDMCIANNEECSQHVDLLASFRSLAALILINAGLLQSLARLITSQPDSPSGIKATLFVADMIRMTPTVMPSSWRTTILSMPTLFQSACESIAQSKAAAATHGYYDSNQADRFTFLYSGNAAMVLHRFDMLYKASISNAVAEPPIDSNYSLFLCPPEPLTSPFKSSLDTSLPSILNEVSSGDGSEINWGAAALLFSRLPAEVKEIEKPFCLDDVLDLFEKILTVMSPRSSAHTFWNADKFPLVVARIAITIGLELGSTEDKFLQALTRYATDVCDALNEISSGSDVFSTRNLVDGGSMYYFSLIGVMSSHANGVVPLEKSGILQQIVLNFVILCGRSF is encoded by the exons ATGACTGGTTCACAAGAGTACTCATACAGTAATAGGCATCTAAACGGAAACGGAAATGTGTCTTACACTGGTCGTTTCGGAGGTGTTCGCAGATCACGGACTA AGCTAAAATTTCGACCCAATGTCACTCCTTTCCGGGAGTTGTCGGATTGCAAGAATTTCATCCTTGAACGTTCCCAAAGTGCTTTGGACGGTGGTTATGATGACAAGCGCTCATTTCTCAACCAGCTCGATTGCTTAATTCGAGAAACACTGCCGGACTCCTTGAACGATCCCTCATTTTTCGAGGAGTTATGTTTACT CCTTCTGGAAATGTTACGGGATGACCGTCAGGCCGTTCGAGCAATGTGCTTCCACCTACTGCGATTGTCTCTTTTTACGGAAAGAAACTTGGTGTTTCTACTGACAAACCACGTGGACATATATGCAGTGCG TGCGTTGGATCTGCGAGTGGAGAACGGCATGGAAAGAGCTGAGGCATTGCAACTTATATATCACATTATGACTGTTTATCAAAACTCCCATTTAAAGAGACTTATTCAGTTTTCTGCTGCTCAACAGGATGGCAA GAAGTACGCATTTCCCAAGTCGATCATGCAGCCAATTATTGCTGTGGCCTTGAGCACAATATGCTCCGCAAAAATTAGAGATCCTTCAGGTCCGCAGGAGAGAGTTGCTGTGGATCTTACAAAAGATAG TCTCGATCTCGGTTGTCTGGAGGTTTTCCTGGAGTTTTGTGTACTCGAACCTGAATTAATTCTTGATATGGCCGGAACAGACTGGATT GTGCGTATTCTTACTGGGTCGAACTCCATCAGCCCTCGTGTTGCTACAGTTGTATCGCGTATCTTGGTTGCTTGGCTTGACCAACCCAAACTGCGTTTGAAAGGGCAGCTCCACCTCGTCTTGGAG caaattttcgCTCCTCTGATTGAATTtggattcttccagaaaaatctctCCGCAACAGAACA CGGTGAACGGATTGTAGAATGTGCAATGATCAGTTTTGGTCACTCCTTTTTATGTATTCTTCGATCATGGTCTGGACTACTTTCATGTGCTGCTATTGGTCCCACTTCATCTGCCATAGCTTCCGCACCTTTGAG gcTACTCGAGTATCTTGGGCTAGGCACAGTCGATGATTCTAACTTGTTGCGTATTCGAAACATGGTTGTTGATATTTGCTGTGAATTCTTGGATCTTCCCTACGCATCGAAGAACTTTGAGAATTGGGATAGTGCTCTGGAATACTATT CTTCCTTGGTTGTTCCGGATGAGTTCAGTGACTCGCTCAAAGACGACTTCGTTCTTGCTCAGAGTGACATGTGCATCGCCAATAATGAG GAGTGTTCTCAACACGTTGATCTCTTGGCTTCTTTCCGATCACTGGCGGCGTTAATTCTGATCAACGCAGGACTTCTCCAG TCTCTTGCCCGTTTGATAACATCGCAGCCAGATTCTCCTAGCGGAATCAAGGCTACACTTTTCGTAGCTGATATGATAAGAATG ACTCCAACTGTGATGCCATCTTCGTGGCGAACAACTATCCTGTCCATGCCAACGCTTTTTCAATCAGCTTGCGAGTCGATAGCTCAAAGCAAGGCTGCTGCGGCAACGCACGGCTACTACGATTCGAATCAGGCTGATCGtttcacatttctttattctgg GAACGCTGCCATGGTTCTACACCGCTTCGATATGCTTTACAAAGCCTCTATATCTAATGCCGTTGCAGAACCCCCGATTGATTCCAACTattccctttttctttgtcCACCGGAGCCACTAACGTCTCCTTTCAAAAGTTCTCTTG ATACTTCATTACCTTCCATTTTGAATGAAGTTTCGAGTGGTGATGGTAGCGAAATTAATTGGGGAGCGGCAGCATTGTTATTTTCTCGGCTGCCTGCAGAGGTCAAGGAGATTGAGAAGCCTTTCTGCCTTGATGATGTTCTTGATCTTTTCGAAAAG attttgaCTGTGATGTCACCTCGAAGTTCCGCTCATACATTTTGGAACGCTGACAAATTTCCACTTGTTGTTGCTCGTATCGCAATTACAATAGGTTTGGAACTTGGGAGTACAGAAGACAAGTTTCTGCAAGCTCTAACAAGATATGCGACAGATGTCTGTGACGCGCTGAATGAG ATCTCATCTGGGTCGGATGTATTTTCTACTAGAAATTTGGTTGATGGAGGATCTATGTATTACTTTTCTCTCATTGGTGTTATGAGCTCTCATGCAAATGGAGTTGTCCCACTCGAGAAATCCGGCATTCTCCAACA AATCGTTTTAAATTTCGTAATTTTGTGTGGGAGaagcttttga
- a CDS encoding hypothetical protein (NECATOR_CHRII.G7630.T2) — translation MPEADNGEKSQAHGHVGSRRENGMSEDETGEEQGMRILWVTAAVLALCRADLPSCERARCEHCDVDFIARMCERTCQACPRTVMDARTGTKLKVFTEQSRSPFSATLPKFGSEFNKQSNTQFKNTARQAGVATQTQPLISTFNQPSFQIPRPIQLAAPQTQVAPAQYPAPADVATLAPLIPPPRPTDLNRNLAQQPADLAQPMPEYQQSGAQSAASFNLPQTTQFQVAAPIQQQQQFYGVNNNGFQQPAMTDIFGRPLFPAQAGQNPFQLPQQSQSTPLLNPFQPFMQQAGAGGAQSVLDPFGLFNLAGMTNLAQGTALTQVSQTGTPYNPQQNQYGQTSPVNQQPQQNLLQNQQAPQPAYYNQQQQNGNVQQNGNVQQQVNNYQGSQQQFQAYQNQQNVYGPQNNNIPRPQVQPQQVNGVNQQYQTNQAQISQQYTQNQVVNIPQKSHSIDAAPINLQKYVDGKGPAPPNLPQQCPRQPGWAPCISKQTANERFSTCCARLGEGCTPLCNYDAPLSTMQLAVLTGRCPLNKMADIMVCASGYEDATACCEAYNVFEPGYEQCRPYCNPAAGLPQGGLLSEKYKCLVKLSQIQQCFYVSQKP, via the exons ATGCCGGAAGCGGATAATGGCGAAAAGTCACAAGCGCATGGACATGTTGGATCTCGTAGGGAGAACGGGATGAGCGAGGACGAGACGGGAGAAGAACAG GGAATGAGGATACTATGGGTTACAGCCGCCGTGTTGGCCCTTTGTAGAGCAGATTTACCATCTTGTGAACGGGCACGATGTGAGCATTGCGACGTTGACTTCATCGCAAGGATGTGCGAGAGAACATGTCAAGCCTGTCCGCGCACGGTTATGGACGCCCGAACA GGGACTAAACTGAAAGTATTTACTGAGCAGAGCCGATCGCCATTCTCGGCGACGTTGCCAAAATTTGGTAGTGAGTTCAACAAGCAAAGCAATACCCAATTTAAAAACACTGCCAGACAAGCGGGCGTAGCAACACAAACTCAGCCGCTg ATTTCCACGTTCAATCAACCAAGCTTTCAAATACCAAGGCCCATCCAACTAGCAGCACCTCAAACTCAAGTGGCTCCAGCACAGTATCCTGCTCCGGCTGATGTCGCTACTCTCGCGCCACTGATTCCACCACCACGACCAACAGACCTGAATAGAAACCTTGCACAGCAACCTGCTGATTTAGCTCAGCCAATGCCAGAGTATCAGCAGAGTGGCGCACAAAGTGCTGCTTCGTTTAACCTGCCACAAACGACACAGTTCCAAGTCGCTGCTCCAatacaacaacagcaacaattCTACGGCGTAAACAACAACGGCTTTCAGCAACCAGCAATGACGGACATTTTCGGAAGACCTTTATTCCCAGCACAAGCAGGTCAAAATCCATTCCAACTCCCTCAGCAGTCACAATCGACTCCTCTACTGAATCCGTTCCAGCCATTCATGCAACAG GCTGGCGCAGGAGGAGCACAGTCAGTTTTGGACCCGTTCGGTCTCTTCAATTTGGCGGGAATGACCAATTTAGCACAG GGAACAGCTCTGACTCAAGTATCGCAGACGGGTACACCATATAATCCTCAACAAAACCAATACGGACAAACATCTCCGGTAAACCAGCAGCCTCAACAAAACCTACTGCAAAACCAACAAGCCCCGCAACCAGCATACTATAATCAACAGCAACAAAATGGAAACGTGCAGCAGAATGGAAATGTCCAACAGCAAGTAAACAACTATCAAGGATCTCAACAGCAGTTTCAAGCGTACCAAAATCAACAAAACGTCTACGGACCGCAGAACAACAACATCCCACGACCGCAAGTTCAACCACAGCAG GTGAATGGTGTCAATCAACAGTACCAAACTAACCAAGCACAAATATCACAGCAGTACACGCAAAACCAG GTGGTTAATATTCCACAGAAATCACATAGCATCGATGCTGCACCTATAAATCTACAAAAATACGTCGATGGTAAAGGCCCTGCACCACCAAATTTACCACAGCAG TGCCCTCGTCAACCAGGGTGGGCCCCTTGCATTTCGAAACAAACGGCAAACGAGCGATTCTCAACTTGCTGCGCAAGACTCGGCGAAGGATGCACACCTCTGTGCAACTACGATGCACCCTTGTCCACG ATGCAACTAGCAGTGTTAACAGGACGATGCCCACTGAACAAAATGGCCGACATCATGGTTTGTGCGTCCGGATACGAAGACGCCACTGCTTGCTGCGAAGCATACAACGTCTTTGAACCCGGCTATGAACAATGCAGACCTTACTGCAACCCCGCAGCAGGTCTTCCGCAAGGAGGACTGCTctcagaaaaatacaaatgtcTAGTGAAGCTCTCTCAAATCCAGCAGTGTTTCTACGTCTCTCAGAAACCATAG